In the genome of Acidovorax sp. 69, the window TGCTGGTAGTGCGGTGGGCGCCTTGGCGTGTGGACGGACCGGGCCCCGGCTTTGTGAGCGGCAATGGTCGCGTGGAGGCCACAGAGATCGCCGTAGCCACCAAGCTGGCGGGCAGGGTGCAGGACATTCTGGTGGCCGAAGGTGAGTTCGTGAAGGCCGGTCAGCCCGTGGCCCACATGCAGATTGACGGATTGCAGGCCCAGCGCGAAGAGGCTGTGGCGCGCCTGCAGCAGGCCCAGCTGGCCATCAGCAGCACCGAGGTACAGGTGGCGCAACGCGAAAGTGACCATCAGGCAGCCCTTGCAGTGGTGGCCCAGCGCGAGAGCGACCTGGATACCGCCCGTCGCCGCCTGCCGCGCTCCGAGCAGTTGGCGCGCGAGGGGTTTTTCTCCAGCCAGTTGCTCGATGATGACCGCGCCAAAGTGCACAGTCTGCAGGCCGCCGTGGTGGCTGCACGGGCACAGGCCAAGGCGGCGCAAGCAGGTATTGGAGCGGCCCGCACCCAGGTGACGAGTTCGCAGGCCAACGTGCGCGCGCTGGAGGCCACGCTGGCCCGCATCGATGTGGAGCTGGCCGACAGCGAGCTCAAGGCCCCGCGCGACGGCCGTGTGCAGTTCCGCGTGGTGCAACCCGGTGAGGTGGTGGGTGCCGGTGCACGCGTGCTGCAACTGGTGGACCTGACCGATGTGTACATGACTTTCTTTTTGCCCGAGACCTTGGCGGGCCGCGTGGCGCTGGGCAGCGAGGTGCGCATCGTGCTCGATGCCGCGCCGGACTTCGTCATCCCTGCAGCCGTCTCGTTTGTTGCCAGCACCGCGCAGTTCACGCCCAAAACGGTAGAGACTGTCAGTGAGCGGCAGAAGCTCATGTTCCGCGTGCGGGCGCAGATCGACAAGGCGCTGCTGCTGCGCCACCAGGAGCAGGTCAAGACGGGCCTGCCAGGCGTGGCCTGGCTGCGCGTGGACCCCGCGGTGGAATGGCCTGCAGTGCTGGCCGTCAAGGCCGGGCAGTGA includes:
- a CDS encoding HlyD family secretion protein; this encodes MGSKWKIYATAAALLLLGAVLVVRWAPWRVDGPGPGFVSGNGRVEATEIAVATKLAGRVQDILVAEGEFVKAGQPVAHMQIDGLQAQREEAVARLQQAQLAISSTEVQVAQRESDHQAALAVVAQRESDLDTARRRLPRSEQLAREGFFSSQLLDDDRAKVHSLQAAVVAARAQAKAAQAGIGAARTQVTSSQANVRALEATLARIDVELADSELKAPRDGRVQFRVVQPGEVVGAGARVLQLVDLTDVYMTFFLPETLAGRVALGSEVRIVLDAAPDFVIPAAVSFVASTAQFTPKTVETVSERQKLMFRVRAQIDKALLLRHQEQVKTGLPGVAWLRVDPAVEWPAVLAVKAGQ